From one Planococcus citri chromosome 3, ihPlaCitr1.1, whole genome shotgun sequence genomic stretch:
- the LOC135841466 gene encoding interference hedgehog-like isoform X2, which yields MYITAGSSDILSVFFIQLIISVTPIVADVGILFVKSPEPFAGPLRDDVFFDCSLNLPAEAIRWRHGRKYIQQNRTTSSRTSTTNQLTIKLDDETQLGDYQCVAYFGASAIASVPAKLSLAEMKPFPHQPEKHYKVTAGNMVSIFCPPPVSNPSAVIQYYRNDKKISSQHSRILPTSSSLLLQNVSEQDSGVYTCSATNYITSQTFNAPFRVILEVVPSRSVPQYPPKFLSSPQTNYVVQSGSNVTIECVAVGEPPPRVTWYKAGVTQALPKNRTDLLVGGLHLRNIVPEDTGEYVCEMNNGVSPPLQHKVLLHIHEAPVILKEPNKTQVEEHGNTELSCEVSGNPIPTVTWTLNAEPLTNDEYFTISSSKITIRKVQKIHAGIYQCFAQNSVGTTYGAAWLQVIPKQIIANGTDIFEQEEGWNEGGRNNRSGMPGNHNGHHNGKKERQRKNKSKRKYKENEIMVPPTRPNVTRLSDRSVMVRWHVPPNSGLKILFFKVQYKEVSNNDTGKGRSGNSRWMTSNEDIPPHIRSYEVDRLETNRYYKFRVAAVYENNDNKLSKNSNKFFLHQGVPTDRSRFGAPTFINSEALSSTSIQIQWQYSNTASTPVDGFYVYYRATSNAGDYIKATVEGEKTNSFVITHLQPDTSYDIKIQCFTVGAASDFSTIITRKTLADPTSTTTENASRGDLKTPNVSILPATSSSTFQLMLVFGGILGGLVIIFMIFVLVCFLKQRSPNDHSSDENTPDKNTDNIMTIHQVEPVTMNGYANHNNHNNHKIMNGSLKSCTRNGYITPHPPINITNNPLAPESKHEKNTMEMSYLSRHNNNCPMDGCVDLDGDCGREVKLSIDRTKWKLREQRPGEKYV from the exons ATGTCGGTATACTTTTCGTAAAATCTCCGGAACCGTTTGCTGGTCCGCTCCGGGACGACGTTTTTTTCGACTGCTCGTTAAACTTACCGGCGGAGGCGATCAGATGGCGTCATGGTCGGAAATATATTCAACAAAATCGTACAACGTCTTCTCGAACATCTACCACCAATCAGCTTACTATTAAATTAGACGATGAAACGCAGCTGGGAGATTACCAG TGTGTGGCGTACTTTGGAGCTTCGGCGATCGCCTCGGTGCCGGCTAAGCTGTCTCTGGCTGAGATGAAACCTTTCCCTCACCAGCCGGAGAAACATTACAAAGTGACCGCTGGAAACATGGTGTCGATATTTTGCCCGCCTCCGGTGAGCAATCCCAGCGCCGTGATTCAATATTACCGCAATGATAAGAAAATATCGTCGCAGCATTCTCGAATTCTACCCACCTCGAGTAGTTTACTATTGCAGAATGTCTCGGAACAAGATTCCGGCGTTTATACATGCTCGGCGACCAATTACATCACCAGCCAGACATTCAATGCGCCTTTCCGAGTCATATTGGAAGTAGTACCTAGTCGTTCGGTGCCTCAATACCCGCCCAAGTTCTTATCCTCTCCTCAGACTAATTACGTAGTTCAAAGTG GCTCGAACGTGACAATAGAATGTGTAGCTGTTGGCGAGCCGCCACCTCGTGTTACTTGGTACAAAGCCGGCGTTACGCAGGCTCTGCCCAAAAATCGTACAGATTTGTTGGTCGGCGGTCTGCATTTGAGGAATATTGTACCCGAAGATACCGGAGAATATGTTTGTGAAATGAATAATGGCGTTTCGCCGCCTCTGCAGCATAAAGTCCTTTTACATATTCATG AGGCTCCGGTCATATTGAAAGAACCGAATAAAACGCAGGTCGAAGAACACGGTAACACCGAATTATCGTGCGAAGTTTCCGGTAACCCTATTCCAACTGTTACGTGGACTTTGAACGCAGAACCTTTGACGAACGACGAATACTTCACTATTTCGA GTTCTAAGATTACGATACGAAAAGTTCAAAAGATACATGCCGGTATATATCAGTGTTTTGCTCAGAATAGTGTTGGAACCACGTATGGTGCAGCTTGGCTACAAGTTATTCCTAAACAGATCATAGCCAATGGTACTGATATTTTCGAGCAGGaagaag gTTGGAACGAAGGTGGTCGTAACAATCGATCAGGAATGCCAGGTAATCACAACGGTCACCATAATGGTAAAAAGGAACGCCAAAGGAAGAATAAATCTAAACGAAAATACAAAGAGAATG AAATCATGGTACCGCCTACCAGACCTAACGTAACACGATTATCAGATAGATCTGTGATGGTTCGATGGCACGTGCCTCCGAATAGCGGTCTgaagatattatttttcaaagtccaataCAAAGAAGTCAGCAATAACGATACCGGTAAAGGTAGATCAGGCAATAGTCGTTGGATGACCAGTAATGAAGATATACCACCTCATATTCGTTCCTATGAAGTGGATAGATTAGAAACCAATCGTTACTATAA aTTCCGAGTAGCTGCGGTATACGAGAACAACGAcaataaattgagtaaaaattcgaataaattctTCCTCCACCAAGGAGTACCCACAGATCGAAGTCGTTTCGGCGCACCTACGTTTATAAATTCCGAAGCTCTGTCTTCAACCAGTATACAAATCCAGTGGCAG TATTCGAATACCGCATCAACTCCAGTCGATGGCTTTTACGTGTATTATCGAGCGACAAGCAATGCGGGCGATTACATAAAAGCCACCGTAGAAGGAGAAAAAACAAACTCCTTTGTCATAACGCATTTGCAACCTGATACCTCATACGATATTAAAATTCAATGCTTTACTGTCGGAGCGGCTTCTGACTTTAGTACAATTATTACTCGTAAAACTTTAg CTGATCCAACGTCTACGACAACCGAAAATGCTAGTCGGGGTGATCTGAAGACACCTAATGTTAGTATTTTACCTGCTACATCTTCCAGTACGTTCCAGTTGATGCTTGTATTCGGAGGTATTCTTGGCGGCTTGGTGATCATATTCATGATCTTCGTGTTGGTTTGCTTCCTTAAGCAAAGATCGCCTAATGATCATTCCAGTGATG AAAACACCCCCGACAAGAACACCGACAACATAATGACAATCCATCAAGTCGAACCGGTCACCATGAACGGATACGCTAATCACAACAACCACAACAACCATAAAATAATGAACGGCAGTTTAAAATCGTGTACACGTAATGGCTACATCACACCTCACCCACCTATCAACATCACCAATAATCCACTGGCGCCGGAGTCCAAACACGAGAAA AATACCATGGAGATGTCGTATCTCTCCAGGCATAATAACAATTGCCCTATGGACGGCTGCGTCGATTTAGACGGAGATTGCGGTAGAGAGGTGAAGTTAAGCATAGACCGGACTAAGTGGAAATTAAGAGAACAAAGGCCCGGCGAAAAATACgtatag
- the LOC135841466 gene encoding interference hedgehog-like isoform X1 — protein sequence MYITAGSSDILSVFFIQLIISVTPIVADVGILFVKSPEPFAGPLRDDVFFDCSLNLPAEAIRWRHGRKYIQQNRTTSSRTSTTNQLTIKLDDETQLGDYQCVAYFGASAIASVPAKLSLAEMKPFPHQPEKHYKVTAGNMVSIFCPPPVSNPSAVIQYYRNDKKISSQHSRILPTSSSLLLQNVSEQDSGVYTCSATNYITSQTFNAPFRVILEVVPSRSVPQYPPKFLSSPQTNYVVQSGSNVTIECVAVGEPPPRVTWYKAGVTQALPKNRTDLLVGGLHLRNIVPEDTGEYVCEMNNGVSPPLQHKVLLHIHEAPVILKEPNKTQVEEHGNTELSCEVSGNPIPTVTWTLNAEPLTNDEYFTISSSKITIRKVQKIHAGIYQCFAQNSVGTTYGAAWLQVIPKQIIANGTDIFEQEEGWNEGGRNNRSGMPGNHNGHHNGKKERQRKNKSKRKYKENEIMVPPTRPNVTRLSDRSVMVRWHVPPNSGLKILFFKVQYKEVSNNDTGKGRSGNSRWMTSNEDIPPHIRSYEVDRLETNRYYKFRVAAVYENNDNKLSKNSNKFFLHQGVPTDRSRFGAPTFINSEALSSTSIQIQWQYSNTASTPVDGFYVYYRATSNAGDYIKATVEGEKTNSFVITHLQPDTSYDIKIQCFTVGAASDFSTIITRKTLADPTSTTTENASRGDLKTPNVSILPATSSSTFQLMLVFGGILGGLVIIFMIFVLVCFLKQRSPNDHSSDEENTPDKNTDNIMTIHQVEPVTMNGYANHNNHNNHKIMNGSLKSCTRNGYITPHPPINITNNPLAPESKHEKNTMEMSYLSRHNNNCPMDGCVDLDGDCGREVKLSIDRTKWKLREQRPGEKYV from the exons ATGTCGGTATACTTTTCGTAAAATCTCCGGAACCGTTTGCTGGTCCGCTCCGGGACGACGTTTTTTTCGACTGCTCGTTAAACTTACCGGCGGAGGCGATCAGATGGCGTCATGGTCGGAAATATATTCAACAAAATCGTACAACGTCTTCTCGAACATCTACCACCAATCAGCTTACTATTAAATTAGACGATGAAACGCAGCTGGGAGATTACCAG TGTGTGGCGTACTTTGGAGCTTCGGCGATCGCCTCGGTGCCGGCTAAGCTGTCTCTGGCTGAGATGAAACCTTTCCCTCACCAGCCGGAGAAACATTACAAAGTGACCGCTGGAAACATGGTGTCGATATTTTGCCCGCCTCCGGTGAGCAATCCCAGCGCCGTGATTCAATATTACCGCAATGATAAGAAAATATCGTCGCAGCATTCTCGAATTCTACCCACCTCGAGTAGTTTACTATTGCAGAATGTCTCGGAACAAGATTCCGGCGTTTATACATGCTCGGCGACCAATTACATCACCAGCCAGACATTCAATGCGCCTTTCCGAGTCATATTGGAAGTAGTACCTAGTCGTTCGGTGCCTCAATACCCGCCCAAGTTCTTATCCTCTCCTCAGACTAATTACGTAGTTCAAAGTG GCTCGAACGTGACAATAGAATGTGTAGCTGTTGGCGAGCCGCCACCTCGTGTTACTTGGTACAAAGCCGGCGTTACGCAGGCTCTGCCCAAAAATCGTACAGATTTGTTGGTCGGCGGTCTGCATTTGAGGAATATTGTACCCGAAGATACCGGAGAATATGTTTGTGAAATGAATAATGGCGTTTCGCCGCCTCTGCAGCATAAAGTCCTTTTACATATTCATG AGGCTCCGGTCATATTGAAAGAACCGAATAAAACGCAGGTCGAAGAACACGGTAACACCGAATTATCGTGCGAAGTTTCCGGTAACCCTATTCCAACTGTTACGTGGACTTTGAACGCAGAACCTTTGACGAACGACGAATACTTCACTATTTCGA GTTCTAAGATTACGATACGAAAAGTTCAAAAGATACATGCCGGTATATATCAGTGTTTTGCTCAGAATAGTGTTGGAACCACGTATGGTGCAGCTTGGCTACAAGTTATTCCTAAACAGATCATAGCCAATGGTACTGATATTTTCGAGCAGGaagaag gTTGGAACGAAGGTGGTCGTAACAATCGATCAGGAATGCCAGGTAATCACAACGGTCACCATAATGGTAAAAAGGAACGCCAAAGGAAGAATAAATCTAAACGAAAATACAAAGAGAATG AAATCATGGTACCGCCTACCAGACCTAACGTAACACGATTATCAGATAGATCTGTGATGGTTCGATGGCACGTGCCTCCGAATAGCGGTCTgaagatattatttttcaaagtccaataCAAAGAAGTCAGCAATAACGATACCGGTAAAGGTAGATCAGGCAATAGTCGTTGGATGACCAGTAATGAAGATATACCACCTCATATTCGTTCCTATGAAGTGGATAGATTAGAAACCAATCGTTACTATAA aTTCCGAGTAGCTGCGGTATACGAGAACAACGAcaataaattgagtaaaaattcgaataaattctTCCTCCACCAAGGAGTACCCACAGATCGAAGTCGTTTCGGCGCACCTACGTTTATAAATTCCGAAGCTCTGTCTTCAACCAGTATACAAATCCAGTGGCAG TATTCGAATACCGCATCAACTCCAGTCGATGGCTTTTACGTGTATTATCGAGCGACAAGCAATGCGGGCGATTACATAAAAGCCACCGTAGAAGGAGAAAAAACAAACTCCTTTGTCATAACGCATTTGCAACCTGATACCTCATACGATATTAAAATTCAATGCTTTACTGTCGGAGCGGCTTCTGACTTTAGTACAATTATTACTCGTAAAACTTTAg CTGATCCAACGTCTACGACAACCGAAAATGCTAGTCGGGGTGATCTGAAGACACCTAATGTTAGTATTTTACCTGCTACATCTTCCAGTACGTTCCAGTTGATGCTTGTATTCGGAGGTATTCTTGGCGGCTTGGTGATCATATTCATGATCTTCGTGTTGGTTTGCTTCCTTAAGCAAAGATCGCCTAATGATCATTCCAGTGATG aaGAAAACACCCCCGACAAGAACACCGACAACATAATGACAATCCATCAAGTCGAACCGGTCACCATGAACGGATACGCTAATCACAACAACCACAACAACCATAAAATAATGAACGGCAGTTTAAAATCGTGTACACGTAATGGCTACATCACACCTCACCCACCTATCAACATCACCAATAATCCACTGGCGCCGGAGTCCAAACACGAGAAA AATACCATGGAGATGTCGTATCTCTCCAGGCATAATAACAATTGCCCTATGGACGGCTGCGTCGATTTAGACGGAGATTGCGGTAGAGAGGTGAAGTTAAGCATAGACCGGACTAAGTGGAAATTAAGAGAACAAAGGCCCGGCGAAAAATACgtatag